A region from the Rufibacter sp. DG15C genome encodes:
- a CDS encoding 4-hydroxy-3-methylbut-2-enyl diphosphate reductase, with the protein MRQLQVTIDANSGFCFGVIYAIQMAEDLLEERGYLYCLGDIVHNDEEVERLQKKGLRIINYDVLQGLRDEHVLIRAHGEPPSTYQMAMQNNLTLIDASCPVVLKLQNRIKTSFDKKEQIFIYGKHGHAEVLGLLGQTSNEAVVFENLDELLRHELPQNITLYSQTTKSTNSFYNIKNELETRGYGVDANDTICRQVSNRDKELRLFAQKYDKIVFVSGTKSSNGKVLYQVCKDTNPNTYFVSKVEEIQPDWFADGETVGICGATSTPMWLMEQVRDALQAL; encoded by the coding sequence ATGCGACAGCTACAGGTAACCATTGATGCCAACTCTGGATTTTGCTTCGGGGTAATCTATGCCATTCAAATGGCCGAGGACCTGCTGGAGGAGCGTGGCTACCTGTATTGCCTGGGTGACATAGTGCACAACGATGAGGAAGTGGAGCGCCTGCAGAAGAAAGGGCTGCGCATCATCAACTATGACGTGTTGCAGGGACTCAGAGATGAACATGTGCTGATAAGGGCGCACGGCGAGCCGCCGTCTACCTACCAGATGGCCATGCAAAACAACCTCACTTTGATTGATGCCTCTTGCCCGGTGGTGTTAAAACTGCAGAACCGCATCAAAACATCTTTTGATAAGAAGGAGCAGATTTTCATTTACGGCAAGCACGGCCATGCCGAGGTCTTAGGTCTTTTAGGCCAGACTAGCAACGAGGCCGTGGTCTTTGAGAACCTGGACGAACTCCTACGCCATGAGTTGCCGCAGAACATCACCCTGTACAGCCAAACCACCAAAAGCACCAATAGCTTCTACAACATCAAAAACGAGCTGGAGACGCGCGGGTACGGCGTAGACGCCAATGACACCATTTGCCGGCAAGTGTCCAACCGCGACAAGGAACTGCGTTTGTTCGCCCAGAAGTATGACAAGATTGTGTTCGTGTCAGGCACCAAGTCTTCTAATGGTAAGGTGTTATACCAGGTCTGCAAGGACACCAACCCCAATACTTACTTCGTATCTAAGGTAGAAGAAATACAGCCTGACTGGTTTGCCGATGGTGAAACCGTAGGCATCTGCGGGGCCACCTCCACGCCTATGTGGTTGATGGAACAGGTGCGGGATGCACTGCAGGCGCTGTGA
- a CDS encoding lycopene cyclase domain-containing protein — MSYIYLYLNIFTIFFPLVLSFDKRVHFYTNWRYLFPAMAVTALCFIAWDMAFTQHGVWSFNPDYLVGLYIGNLPLEEVLFFITVPYACVFIYECLNTYIKREWLQPYAPAITWFLVVANLVIGIYFWGRWYTMLTCLLVPVLLVIYYWQFKYHKMGRFYLAYLVHLVPFLLVNGVLTALPVVLYSDAHNTGLRIGTIPAEDTMYSMLLLLMTIIVYEVLKQKAESPANKVTAALVN; from the coding sequence ATGAGTTACATCTACCTCTATTTAAACATCTTCACCATCTTTTTCCCCCTGGTGCTCTCTTTTGACAAGCGGGTGCACTTTTATACCAACTGGCGCTATCTGTTTCCGGCCATGGCCGTTACGGCGCTCTGCTTCATTGCCTGGGACATGGCCTTTACCCAGCATGGCGTCTGGAGCTTCAATCCAGATTATCTGGTAGGCCTGTACATTGGCAACCTGCCCTTAGAAGAGGTTCTGTTCTTCATCACTGTTCCCTACGCCTGCGTTTTTATCTATGAATGCTTAAACACGTATATAAAACGTGAGTGGCTTCAACCATATGCCCCAGCCATTACCTGGTTTTTGGTGGTGGCCAACCTGGTGATAGGTATTTATTTTTGGGGAAGATGGTATACCATGCTCACTTGTCTGCTGGTACCGGTGTTGCTGGTTATTTATTACTGGCAGTTTAAGTACCACAAGATGGGTAGGTTTTACTTGGCGTATCTGGTGCATTTGGTGCCATTCCTGCTAGTAAACGGCGTGCTGACCGCCTTGCCGGTGGTGTTGTACAGTGATGCACACAATACGGGCCTCCGAATCGGTACTATTCCTGCCGAAGACACGATGTACTCCATGCTGCTCCTCCTCATGACGATCATTGTTTATGAAGTTTTAAAGCAAAAAGCGGAGTCTCCTGCAAACAAAGTCACCGCGGCGCTTGTTAATTGA
- a CDS encoding phytoene/squalene synthase family protein yields MVPPKTLFDTTTLECSKLITQRYSTSFTLGIKTLSPKFHDSIYAIYGFVRFADEIVDTFHDHDKAELLERFRKDTYQALEEKISLNPVLHAFQLVVNEFQIDHAYIDAFLNSMAMDLTDREYNCDCYEEYIYGSAEVVGLMCLKVFCEGDEAMFERLKAPACKLGAAFQKVNFLRDIKSDYHDRGRVYFPKVNFLSFCNKDKEEIEADIQKDFDDAYVGIMALPKGAKMGVYLAYIYYLKLFKKIKKAPAAQILAERVRVPDNTKLALLLSSYIRYQFNTF; encoded by the coding sequence ATGGTACCACCCAAGACACTTTTTGACACCACCACGCTGGAATGCAGCAAGCTCATCACCCAGCGGTACAGCACCTCGTTCACGCTGGGCATCAAGACGCTCAGCCCTAAATTCCACGATTCCATTTACGCCATCTATGGGTTTGTGCGGTTCGCGGATGAGATTGTGGACACCTTCCATGACCATGACAAGGCTGAGCTGTTAGAGCGGTTCAGAAAAGACACGTACCAGGCGTTAGAGGAGAAAATTAGCCTGAATCCGGTGCTGCACGCCTTCCAGTTGGTGGTGAATGAGTTCCAGATTGACCATGCCTACATAGACGCCTTTTTGAACAGCATGGCCATGGACCTCACAGACCGCGAGTACAACTGCGACTGCTACGAGGAATACATCTATGGCTCCGCTGAGGTAGTGGGCCTGATGTGCCTGAAAGTCTTCTGCGAAGGCGACGAGGCCATGTTTGAGCGCTTGAAGGCTCCCGCCTGTAAGCTAGGGGCCGCCTTTCAGAAAGTAAACTTCTTAAGGGACATAAAAAGTGACTACCATGACCGCGGGCGCGTGTACTTCCCGAAGGTGAATTTCTTATCCTTCTGTAACAAGGACAAAGAAGAAATTGAGGCAGACATCCAGAAGGATTTTGATGATGCGTATGTAGGAATCATGGCCTTGCCCAAAGGCGCAAAGATGGGCGTGTACCTGGCGTACATTTATTATCTCAAGCTTTTCAAGAAAATAAAAAAGGCCCCGGCTGCCCAAATTTTAGCAGAACGCGTAAGAGTGCCAGATAATACGAAGTTAGCATTGTTGCTTAGTTCGTATATTAGGTACCAGTTTAATACTTTCTAA
- a CDS encoding NAD(P)/FAD-dependent oxidoreductase has protein sequence MGESLPKNKAIVIGAGFAGLSTAASLAKAGYRVTVLEKNEVAGGRARTFSAQGFTYDMGPSWYWMPDVFEQFFQKFGKTTADYYDLVRLDPSYQVLYGKGDTLELPASMAELEALFDDLEPGSSLKLREFLKQAAYKYEVGINQLVYKPSRSLTEFVDLKLLVDVMRLDVFQSMAKHVRKFFKHPRLIQLMEFPILFLGALPENTPALYSLMNYADMSLGTWYPMGGMHKIVEGMVALAEELGVEIRLGEEVQKIDIQDGRISQVITNKGTYTADVVVGAADYHHLETQLLPAAYRSYSDKYWDSRVMAPSSLIFYLGIDKQLTGLHHHNLFFDEDFGPHAQEIYTRPAWPEKPLFYVSVPSKTDASVAPVGQENVFILIPVAPDLTDTEETRERYYDMVMTRLEQITGQDVRSHVIYKRSYAHQDFIQDYHAFKGNAYGLANTLTQTAVLKPSLKSKKIKNLFYAGQLTVPGPGVPPSLISGQVVAAEVVKEFAPQKASLTH, from the coding sequence ATGGGTGAATCCCTCCCCAAGAACAAAGCCATTGTCATAGGCGCCGGTTTTGCCGGCCTTTCTACCGCGGCCAGTCTGGCGAAAGCCGGTTACCGCGTCACAGTCTTGGAGAAAAACGAAGTTGCCGGTGGCCGGGCGCGCACGTTTAGTGCGCAAGGCTTCACCTATGATATGGGACCTAGCTGGTATTGGATGCCAGACGTTTTTGAGCAGTTTTTCCAGAAATTCGGTAAAACCACAGCAGACTACTATGACCTGGTGCGCCTGGATCCATCTTATCAAGTCTTGTATGGAAAGGGAGACACGTTAGAGTTGCCGGCTTCTATGGCAGAACTAGAAGCACTCTTTGATGACTTGGAACCGGGGTCCAGCCTAAAACTGAGAGAATTCTTAAAACAAGCCGCCTATAAATATGAGGTAGGCATCAACCAACTGGTCTACAAACCCAGCCGGTCCCTGACCGAGTTTGTGGACCTGAAACTGCTGGTGGACGTCATGCGCCTGGATGTGTTCCAATCCATGGCCAAGCACGTGCGCAAGTTCTTTAAGCACCCGCGCCTGATTCAATTGATGGAGTTTCCCATCCTTTTCTTGGGGGCCTTGCCAGAAAACACGCCGGCCCTGTACAGCCTCATGAACTACGCCGACATGTCTTTGGGCACTTGGTACCCCATGGGTGGCATGCACAAGATTGTGGAAGGCATGGTAGCCTTGGCCGAGGAACTGGGTGTAGAGATACGACTAGGGGAGGAAGTCCAGAAGATTGACATTCAAGACGGGCGTATTTCCCAAGTTATTACCAATAAAGGCACTTACACCGCAGACGTAGTAGTAGGCGCCGCCGATTACCATCACCTGGAGACCCAACTGTTGCCGGCTGCCTATCGTAGTTATTCAGATAAATACTGGGACAGCCGCGTGATGGCGCCGTCTTCACTTATCTTTTATCTGGGCATTGACAAGCAGCTCACCGGCTTACACCACCACAATTTGTTCTTTGACGAGGACTTCGGGCCGCATGCGCAGGAGATTTACACCCGTCCGGCTTGGCCCGAGAAACCGCTATTCTACGTATCGGTGCCTTCTAAGACAGATGCCAGCGTGGCCCCGGTAGGGCAGGAGAATGTGTTCATCTTGATACCCGTGGCCCCAGACTTGACCGACACCGAAGAAACCCGCGAGCGGTATTATGACATGGTCATGACTCGCTTGGAGCAGATAACGGGACAGGACGTGAGAAGCCACGTGATCTATAAACGCAGTTACGCGCACCAGGATTTTATACAGGATTACCACGCCTTTAAAGGCAATGCCTACGGCTTAGCTAATACGCTTACTCAGACGGCCGTCTTGAAGCCCAGCCTGAAGAGCAAAAAGATAAAGAACCTGTTTTATGCAGGCCAGTTGACCGTTCCCGGACCTGGCGTGCCGCCTTCGCTTATTTCTGGGCAAGTGGTGGCCGCGGAAGTTGTGAAAGAATTTGCCCCGCAAAAAGCGTCCTTAACTCATTAA
- a CDS encoding RNA polymerase sigma factor, giving the protein MTAIEFSTVVENIAPTLRPAAYNLTRDTDDAKDLVQETLLKAFANRDKFKTGTNIKAWLYTIMRNTFINHYNKVTKRTSTLDTTDYFQYFPNDDRMVAVNGATGEFAAQDIEDAVQQLPEEFKTPFMLYYVGYKYLEIAEKLKIPIGTVKNRIHLARKELKQQLRVYAYGI; this is encoded by the coding sequence ATGACTGCCATAGAATTTTCAACCGTTGTAGAGAACATAGCGCCTACGCTCCGTCCGGCCGCTTACAATCTCACCCGAGACACCGACGATGCCAAGGACTTGGTTCAGGAAACCTTGCTCAAGGCGTTTGCCAACCGCGACAAGTTTAAAACCGGCACCAACATCAAGGCGTGGTTGTACACCATCATGCGCAATACGTTTATCAATCACTATAACAAGGTGACCAAGCGTACCAGCACCCTTGACACGACAGACTATTTTCAATACTTTCCCAATGATGACCGTATGGTGGCCGTGAACGGTGCCACGGGTGAGTTTGCTGCACAGGACATTGAAGACGCCGTGCAGCAATTGCCAGAAGAGTTCAAAACACCGTTCATGCTGTACTATGTGGGCTACAAGTACCTGGAGATTGCCGAGAAGTTGAAGATTCCCATTGGAACCGTGAAGAACAGAATTCACTTGGCTCGCAAAGAATTAAAACAACAGCTGCGGGTGTACGCGTACGGTATTTAA
- a CDS encoding MerR family transcriptional regulator — MAQYSIKELEHLSGIKAHTLRIWEQRYQLLQPKRTDTNIRYYDDADLKNLLNVALLYQEGYKISKIAQLPRDQVAQEVLKITGSELGQEQFISQLIVAMVELDEVLFERILSRAILQLGFSVSVRTVIYPFLHKIGLLWQTGNITPAHEHFMSQLVRQKMLVAIDALPVKRQESAPRVILYLPEGEMHELSLLYVHYLLRSAGFYTLYLGQHLPLVDLVKAANYFKPDFVYSVFTTPFLRTTVSEYLEQLAEQVPAKQILVSGSLLHYFPVEDMPKPIQFFKEIEELENWLAQNSAS; from the coding sequence GTGGCGCAATACTCTATTAAGGAGTTGGAGCATTTATCCGGCATTAAGGCGCATACCCTGCGTATCTGGGAACAGCGGTATCAACTGTTGCAGCCTAAGCGCACGGATACTAATATCCGGTACTATGATGACGCAGACCTCAAGAACCTGCTCAACGTAGCCCTGCTCTACCAAGAGGGATACAAAATTTCCAAAATTGCCCAACTGCCCCGCGACCAGGTTGCGCAGGAGGTGCTCAAAATCACCGGTTCAGAGCTAGGGCAGGAGCAGTTCATCTCCCAGTTGATTGTGGCCATGGTAGAGCTGGACGAAGTGCTTTTTGAGCGCATCTTGAGTAGGGCCATTCTGCAATTGGGTTTCTCTGTCTCTGTGCGCACCGTTATCTACCCTTTCCTGCATAAGATTGGTTTGCTGTGGCAGACAGGTAACATCACGCCCGCGCATGAGCATTTCATGAGCCAGTTGGTGCGGCAGAAGATGCTGGTGGCCATTGACGCGTTACCGGTTAAAAGGCAAGAAAGCGCCCCGCGCGTGATTCTATATTTGCCTGAAGGCGAAATGCACGAACTGTCCTTATTATATGTGCATTATCTGTTGCGCTCTGCTGGGTTCTACACCTTATACCTGGGGCAGCACCTGCCTTTGGTAGATCTGGTAAAAGCTGCCAACTACTTCAAGCCAGATTTTGTTTACTCTGTCTTCACCACGCCTTTTCTACGCACCACCGTTTCTGAATACTTAGAGCAGTTGGCAGAGCAAGTGCCTGCTAAGCAAATCCTAGTGAGCGGTTCATTGCTCCACTACTTCCCGGTAGAGGACATGCCAAAGCCAATTCAGTTCTTTAAAGAGATTGAAGAACTAGAGAACTGGTTAGCGCAGAATTCCGCCTCCTAG
- a CDS encoding sterol desaturase family protein, with the protein MLTNAAIVLGTFLLMELVAWAVHKYVLHGVLWNIHESHHKPHTHKFELNDVSFVFYGVIAALCFIYGTEALDYRFWVGVGITLYGLAYFLVHDLFIHRRMKLFGKTRNTYLRALDIAHKVHHKTKGRDGSQSFGMLWVHPKFFRMARKR; encoded by the coding sequence ATGCTGACGAACGCGGCGATAGTGTTAGGAACGTTTCTGTTGATGGAGCTGGTGGCCTGGGCGGTACACAAGTACGTGCTGCACGGGGTCTTGTGGAACATCCATGAGTCGCACCACAAACCGCACACCCACAAATTTGAGCTGAATGACGTGTCATTTGTCTTTTACGGGGTGATTGCGGCGCTTTGCTTTATTTACGGGACAGAGGCGCTGGACTACCGGTTCTGGGTGGGAGTAGGCATTACCTTATATGGGTTGGCGTACTTTCTGGTGCATGACTTGTTTATCCATAGGCGCATGAAGCTGTTTGGCAAGACAAGAAACACCTACCTTAGGGCCTTGGACATAGCGCACAAAGTACACCACAAAACCAAAGGCAGAGACGGTTCTCAGTCGTTTGGCATGTTGTGGGTACATCCTAAATTCTTTCGTATGGCCCGGAAGCGTTAA
- a CDS encoding enoyl-CoA hydratase/isomerase family protein, protein MTDIDMNIAETLSLQYIQYQCANRVGYITLNRPEKRNALNYQVVTELKKAFDYAENDDDCKVIVLKAAGAVFCAGADLEYLQQLQQNTFQENMEDSTHLMQLFYQIYTLKKVVIAQVHGHAIAGGCGLATVCDFAYTIPSAKFGYTEVKIGFIPAIVKIFLLRKIGESKAKELLLTGDLISAERAQAIGLINEVVAEDELAQRVDELAQRLCTQNSGQSMETTKEMIARVQELPLRDALEYAAEKNAFARSTEDCQRGIQSFLDKQPLTW, encoded by the coding sequence ATGACCGACATTGATATGAACATCGCTGAAACCTTATCCCTGCAATACATTCAGTACCAGTGTGCTAATCGTGTGGGGTATATTACACTCAACCGTCCGGAGAAGCGCAACGCGCTCAATTACCAGGTGGTCACCGAGCTCAAGAAGGCCTTTGACTACGCTGAGAATGACGACGACTGTAAAGTGATTGTGCTTAAGGCGGCGGGCGCGGTGTTCTGCGCCGGGGCAGACCTGGAGTACCTGCAGCAGTTGCAGCAGAACACCTTCCAGGAGAACATGGAGGACTCTACGCACCTCATGCAGCTGTTCTACCAAATCTATACGCTTAAGAAAGTGGTCATTGCGCAGGTGCACGGCCACGCCATTGCCGGCGGGTGCGGACTGGCCACGGTCTGTGACTTTGCCTACACCATCCCTAGCGCCAAGTTTGGCTACACCGAGGTCAAGATTGGCTTCATCCCGGCCATTGTCAAAATCTTCCTGCTGCGCAAGATAGGAGAGTCTAAAGCCAAAGAACTTTTGCTGACCGGTGACTTGATTTCCGCGGAAAGAGCGCAGGCCATTGGCCTGATCAATGAGGTGGTAGCCGAAGACGAGTTGGCGCAACGCGTAGATGAACTGGCCCAGCGACTGTGCACCCAGAACTCGGGACAGAGCATGGAAACCACCAAGGAGATGATTGCGCGCGTGCAGGAATTGCCTTTGCGCGACGCCCTGGAATACGCCGCTGAGAAGAACGCCTTCGCCCGTTCTACAGAAGACTGCCAGCGCGGCATCCAGTCCTTCCTGGATAAGCAGCCTTTGACCTGGTAA
- a CDS encoding ComEC/Rec2 family competence protein, producing MAKPRLTGMMRPLAATLAGILLFYYFGHGGTWIGLTAAFCVLSFVAAWYVTLRKPNWKARAWTGWLGLAAIFYLSFFASFLKNSPKTLPIPAATVTHYKVTLVKAVALKPTSVSSVGRVEAVRDSLGNWHAADGQVAIFLPYSPEADALQYGQQLLIKGALTPPAKPANPFQFDYRRYLTLKHIQWQAYLPMGSWQVIGISPPSALVAISLQVRKTLEAAFKTNINTKREATIANALVLGIQDNLDASLRDAYARTGTMHVLAVSGLHVGLLYGVLLFFLKHLRRGRKSRLVIFLFIVGVVWFYAFVTGLSASVLRSVCMFSLVELGLLLRRKSSVLNTLAAVAMVLLLYDPNFLFDVGFQLSFLAVAGIVLLQPLFLKLWYPERKLVRWTWELFAISIAAQMATFPLSLYYFHQFPVYFWVGNLLAVPLTSLGLYIGVAFMLLFWLPYLNAFIGFVLKWTLWCLNEFLLWVEQWPYSVLDGFVITTGQVLALYIFMIGIVLFLVYRKLSWLGLAAVCLAFVSTTEIVEARHHCQTQELILYSTRKSSAVGILQGRRALLFADSAFHAQPKNFTYNIQPHWWAKGIQEKHRFWPDFWKTSQKRELAIHETADGNRLLIWQGKRILWLQKLPRKLAQPIQVDVLVLQKNAWASPAQLQEAFDCRYVVLDQTNAPWYVQRKTQELQVAGYQVYDLEREGAWTIRVR from the coding sequence ATGGCTAAACCCCGCTTAACTGGCATGATGCGCCCTCTGGCAGCAACGTTGGCCGGCATTCTGCTATTTTACTACTTTGGCCATGGTGGGACTTGGATAGGGTTGACTGCGGCATTCTGCGTGCTCTCCTTTGTGGCAGCCTGGTACGTCACTTTAAGAAAACCTAACTGGAAAGCCAGAGCGTGGACCGGTTGGCTTGGATTGGCGGCAATTTTCTATCTGTCGTTTTTTGCCTCTTTTCTGAAAAACAGCCCAAAAACGCTTCCCATTCCAGCTGCTACCGTTACCCATTACAAAGTGACTCTGGTTAAGGCGGTGGCCCTAAAGCCAACCTCTGTGAGTTCAGTAGGAAGGGTGGAGGCCGTGCGGGATTCATTGGGCAACTGGCACGCGGCAGATGGACAAGTGGCCATTTTTCTACCGTACTCGCCAGAGGCCGACGCCTTGCAATATGGGCAGCAACTACTCATCAAAGGCGCTTTAACGCCGCCAGCTAAGCCAGCCAATCCTTTTCAGTTTGACTATCGCCGCTACCTCACTCTCAAGCATATTCAATGGCAGGCGTATCTACCCATGGGTTCCTGGCAAGTCATAGGCATAAGCCCGCCAAGTGCGCTAGTGGCCATCAGTTTACAAGTCCGTAAAACGCTGGAAGCAGCCTTTAAAACAAATATAAATACCAAACGCGAAGCTACAATTGCCAATGCATTGGTGCTGGGGATTCAGGATAACCTGGATGCATCACTTCGGGATGCCTACGCCAGAACTGGTACCATGCACGTACTAGCCGTGAGTGGTCTGCATGTGGGTTTGTTGTATGGCGTGCTGCTTTTCTTTCTTAAGCATTTACGGCGCGGCCGAAAATCACGGTTAGTCATCTTCCTGTTCATAGTGGGCGTAGTTTGGTTTTATGCGTTCGTGACGGGGCTGTCGGCGTCGGTACTACGGTCGGTGTGCATGTTCTCGTTGGTGGAATTGGGTTTGCTGTTACGCCGCAAATCTTCCGTTCTAAATACCTTGGCGGCCGTGGCCATGGTACTGTTGCTGTATGACCCCAATTTCTTGTTTGATGTGGGCTTTCAGCTGTCGTTTCTGGCGGTGGCGGGCATTGTCTTATTGCAGCCGCTCTTCCTCAAACTCTGGTACCCAGAACGGAAGCTAGTACGTTGGACTTGGGAGTTGTTTGCCATTTCCATTGCGGCGCAAATGGCTACGTTTCCTTTGAGCCTGTATTATTTCCATCAGTTTCCGGTGTACTTCTGGGTCGGGAATTTGCTGGCGGTGCCGCTCACCTCGTTAGGCCTGTATATTGGCGTGGCCTTCATGCTTCTGTTCTGGCTGCCATATCTCAATGCTTTCATTGGATTCGTATTGAAGTGGACTCTTTGGTGCTTGAATGAATTCTTGCTCTGGGTGGAGCAATGGCCGTATTCGGTGCTGGATGGGTTTGTCATCACGACTGGGCAAGTGCTGGCCTTGTATATCTTCATGATAGGTATCGTGTTGTTCTTAGTGTATAGAAAACTGTCATGGCTTGGCCTGGCCGCCGTCTGTCTGGCCTTTGTGTCTACTACAGAGATAGTGGAAGCCCGTCACCACTGCCAAACCCAGGAACTGATCCTATACAGCACAAGAAAAAGCAGCGCGGTAGGCATTCTGCAAGGCCGAAGAGCCCTCTTGTTTGCAGACTCAGCCTTTCATGCGCAGCCTAAGAATTTCACCTATAACATTCAGCCACATTGGTGGGCGAAGGGCATTCAGGAGAAGCACCGTTTTTGGCCTGATTTCTGGAAAACAAGCCAAAAACGGGAACTGGCAATACATGAGACAGCAGATGGAAACAGACTCCTAATTTGGCAGGGCAAGCGGATCCTGTGGTTACAGAAACTGCCCCGAAAGCTGGCTCAGCCAATACAAGTTGATGTGCTGGTTTTGCAGAAAAATGCATGGGCCAGCCCAGCCCAACTACAGGAGGCCTTTGACTGCCGGTACGTGGTGCTGGACCAGACCAATGCACCCTGGTATGTGCAGCGCAAAACGCAGGAGTTACAGGTTGCTGGTTACCAGGTTTATGATTTGGAAAGGGAAGGGGCCTGGACGATACGCGTACGGTAA
- a CDS encoding PhoH family protein yields the protein MVEKTITLEDISLIDFLGAENQNIKQLAAAFPSSKIISRGNEIKIQGQTPEITKIHEILSSLIEHYHKFGKITDKSVHKFLTADNDFEDDVVITSPDVIVYGSKGGVIKPKTPNQQKLVDMINKHDLVFALGPAGSGKTFISVAMAVRALKNKEVKKIIISRPVVEAGESLGFLPGDMKDKVDPYLRPIYDALEEMIPIEKLKYYYENKVIEIAPLAYMRGRTLSNAFVLLDEAQNTTPMQIKMFMTRMGPTSKVMINGDRTQIDLPRNQKSGLIEAINVLKDVPNIGFVEMTVDDVVRHRLVKSIVDAYTKHDERRAQEREREQSEGSDSHQDPPRRRQQYRRED from the coding sequence TTGGTAGAAAAAACGATAACCCTTGAGGATATCTCTTTGATAGACTTCCTGGGGGCAGAGAATCAAAATATAAAGCAATTAGCCGCCGCTTTTCCTAGCAGCAAAATCATTTCTAGGGGCAATGAGATCAAGATCCAGGGCCAGACGCCCGAGATCACCAAGATTCATGAGATCCTGTCTTCGCTAATTGAGCATTACCATAAGTTTGGCAAAATCACAGACAAGAGCGTTCACAAGTTCCTGACCGCCGACAATGACTTTGAGGATGACGTGGTCATCACCTCGCCAGACGTGATTGTGTACGGCAGCAAGGGCGGCGTGATCAAGCCCAAGACGCCTAATCAGCAGAAACTGGTGGACATGATCAACAAGCATGACTTGGTGTTTGCACTGGGGCCGGCTGGTTCTGGTAAGACATTCATTTCGGTGGCCATGGCCGTGCGCGCGCTCAAGAACAAAGAGGTGAAGAAAATCATCATCTCTAGACCCGTGGTAGAAGCTGGCGAGAGCCTCGGTTTCTTGCCGGGTGACATGAAGGACAAGGTAGACCCGTATCTACGCCCCATCTATGACGCTCTGGAAGAAATGATTCCCATAGAAAAACTCAAATACTACTATGAGAACAAGGTGATTGAGATTGCACCTCTTGCTTACATGCGCGGTAGAACCTTGAGCAACGCGTTTGTTCTCTTGGATGAGGCCCAGAATACCACGCCCATGCAGATCAAGATGTTCATGACGCGTATGGGACCTACCTCCAAGGTGATGATCAACGGGGACCGAACGCAGATAGACTTGCCGCGCAACCAGAAATCAGGTTTGATAGAGGCCATTAACGTCTTGAAGGATGTGCCCAACATTGGCTTCGTGGAGATGACCGTGGACGATGTGGTGCGCCATAGATTGGTGAAGAGCATTGTAGACGCCTATACCAAGCATGATGAACGCCGCGCGCAAGAGCGGGAACGTGAACAGTCTGAAGGCAGTGACAGTCACCAAGACCCACCGCGCCGCCGTCAGCAGTACCGCCGCGAGGATTAA
- a CDS encoding S-adenosyl-l-methionine hydroxide adenosyltransferase family protein encodes MGFITLLSDFGTTDHYVAAVKAKILTLNPAQVIVDITHQVEPFNIAYGYHVISSVFEDFPAGTVHILAVDTHGSKQGRFQVARHKGHYFVCADNGLLSLLTEGDPEQLIDLPEQPNSPSPARDIMVPAAVALAQGASMAEVGDLADGMMQLINRQLKLNDHSVTGHVVHVDHYGNLITNISKDSVDAIGHGRPFVVKFAREKVDRMYSRYNQVGEGDCVILFNRQGFLTIGINKGHASELLGMYFDSSVEVQFAQS; translated from the coding sequence ATGGGTTTTATCACGTTATTGTCAGATTTTGGCACCACAGACCACTACGTGGCCGCGGTAAAGGCTAAAATCCTGACGCTCAATCCTGCACAAGTTATAGTGGACATTACCCACCAAGTGGAGCCGTTCAATATTGCGTACGGATACCACGTGATTTCCTCGGTGTTTGAGGACTTCCCGGCGGGCACCGTCCACATACTGGCCGTGGACACGCACGGCAGCAAACAGGGACGTTTCCAGGTGGCCCGGCACAAAGGGCATTATTTTGTCTGTGCGGACAATGGCCTCCTTTCCCTCCTCACCGAAGGCGACCCAGAGCAATTGATAGACCTTCCTGAGCAGCCCAACTCCCCGTCGCCGGCCAGAGACATCATGGTTCCTGCCGCCGTGGCTTTGGCTCAAGGTGCCTCCATGGCCGAGGTAGGCGACCTAGCCGACGGCATGATGCAGCTCATCAACCGGCAGCTTAAGCTTAATGACCATTCGGTGACCGGGCACGTGGTGCACGTGGACCATTACGGAAACCTTATTACCAACATAAGCAAGGATAGTGTTGACGCCATTGGCCATGGCCGGCCGTTTGTGGTCAAGTTTGCCCGGGAAAAGGTAGACCGCATGTATTCGCGGTACAACCAGGTAGGCGAAGGCGACTGCGTCATCTTATTCAACCGTCAGGGCTTCCTCACCATTGGCATCAACAAAGGCCACGCTTCTGAGCTGCTGGGTATGTACTTTGACTCAAGCGTGGAGGTGCAGTTTGCCCAGAGCTAA